In Apium graveolens cultivar Ventura chromosome 10, ASM990537v1, whole genome shotgun sequence, the following are encoded in one genomic region:
- the LOC141692500 gene encoding LIM domain-containing protein WLIM2b-like, translated as MAFSGTQQKCKACSKTVYPMELVSADGIDFHKSCFKCTHCKGTLKLSNYSSMEGVLYCKPHFEQLYKESGNFNKNFTSPAKSAEQLTPMLTKSPSKAAGMFSGTQDKCATCGKTAYPLEKVTVENQSYHKTCFKCCHGGCYITPSNYAALEGNLYCKHHFSQLFKEKGSYTHLLKSASVRRPAAPVPES; from the exons ATGGCGTTTTCGGGTACTCAGCAAAAATGCAAGGCTTGTTCAAAAACTGTGTATCCAATGGAGTTGGTGTCTGCTGATGGTATCGATTTTCATAAGTCTTGCTTTAAGTGTACTCATTGCAAAGGTACTTTGAAG CTAAGCAACTACTCCTCAATGGAAGGTGTTTTGTACTGCAAGCCCCACTTTGAGCAGCTCTACAAGGAGTCGGGAAACTTCAACAAGAACTTTACATCAC CTGCAAAGTCAGCTGAGCAGTTAACCCCAATGCTG ACAAAGTCGCCTAGCAAAGCTGCTGGTATGTTTTCGGGGACACAAGATAAATGTGCTACCTGTGGTAAAACAGCTTATCCCCTGGAGAAG GTGACAGTGGAGAATCAATCCTATCACAAGACGTGCTTCAAGTGTTGTCATGGTGGATGCTACATAACTCCATCAAATTATGCAGCTCTAGAAGGCAATTTGTACTGCAAACATCATTTTTCCCAGCTTTTCAAGGAGAAAGGCAGCTACACCCATCTTCTTAAGTCTGCATCAGTCAGGAGACCAGCAGCTCCTGTTCCTGAATCTTAA
- the LOC141691298 gene encoding uncharacterized protein LOC141691298: MFVDLVDAFNLQFAVGSTSDLYKIIQRSRESLRDYLTRFNREKVTITNCDIPTTIEAFRRGLEWESPLYEDLTKYPYRTMDDVQAKVMTQVRLEEDRMEEDEKFYKPSRKITTPRSRDYKPYTRPNRDEVYVSTTRESNEWKREEHSDWRKDPNLPPTYDSYGFTITPSAMMKEFTKLGGVVKWLVKSNKPKANPDSKLWCDSHGDYGHKAYDCVALRKELQFLTRKGYLTKFMVSKKTSYVGNDVSPKRNNVIPLRQPPPPPHYKAINFISGGSEICGSTYSQAKRASRKQTYESHKWGLAMTICHP, encoded by the coding sequence ATGTTCGTTGATTTAGTAGACGCATTCAATTTGCAATTCGCAGTAGGGAGTACAAGTGATTTGTACAAGATCATCCAACGAAGTAGGGAGTCTTTGCGTGATTATCTAACGAGATTCAATAGAGAGAAGGTGACCATCACCAACTGTGACATCCCAACAACTATTGAAGCATTCAGAAGGGGATTAGAATGGGAATCCCCACTTTATGAAGATTTAACAAAGTATCCATATCGAACAATGGATGATGTACAAGCCAAAGTTATGACACAAGTAAGATTGGAAGAAGACAGAATGGAGGAGGACGAGAAATTTTACAAGCCATCAAGAAAAATCACAACTCCAAGATCTAGAGATTACAAGCCCTACACTAGACCAAACAGAGATGAAGTTTATGTCAGCACGACGAGAGAATCTAATGAATGGAAAAGAGAGGAACACAGTGACTGGAGAAAAGACCCCAACCTACCACCAACATATGACAGCTATGGCTTCACGATAACGCCTTCAGCCATGATGAAGGAGTTTACCAAGTTGGGAGGTGTAGTAAAGTGGCTAGTGAAGAGCAATAAACCTAAAGCGAACCCGGATTCTAAACTATGGTGCGACTCTCATGGAGATTACGGACACAAGGCTTATGACTGTGTGGCCTTGCGAAAAGAACTACAATTTCTGACCAGGAAAGGATATCTCACGAAATTCATGGTGTCAAAGAAGACATCTTACGTTGGGAATGACGTGTCTCCGAAAAGAAACAACGTGATACCATTAAGACagccaccacctccaccacatTACAAGGCGATCAATTTCATTTCAGGAGGGTCAGAGATATGTGGATCAACGTATTCACAGGCTAAGAGAGCATCCAGAAAACAGACATACGAGTCGCACAAGTGGGGGTTGGCAATGACAATCTGCCATCCTTAA
- the LOC141691299 gene encoding uncharacterized protein LOC141691299 has product MTDAKQEFQQVLSRVDMKSWTLYTDGASNVNGTRLGLVLKSPQGDMIAQSICCDFKSTNNEAECEALIMGLTIAKDMKIKNIDVNCDSLLVVNHVKGSYEAKDPKMITYLDITKGLTNHFDNFSIQQVPRENNVQADALAGLGAVFKNLDLNNIPVVHIMKPSMERLILGT; this is encoded by the coding sequence ATGACAGATGCTAAGCAGGAGTTTCAGCAAGTTCTTTCAAGAGTAGACATGAAGTCTTGGACACTATATACAGATGGGGCATCTAATGTCAATGGAACGAGATTGGGGCTTGTCCTCAAATCGCCACAGGGGGATATGATAGCCCAATCAATATGCTGTGACTTCAAATCCACGAACAATGAAGCTGAATGTGAGGCATTAATCATGGGACTCACAATTGCTAAAGACATGAAGATCAAAAACATTGATGTCAACTGTGATTCATTACTTGTTGTCAATCATGTCAAGGGCTCTTATGAAGCTAAAGATCCTAAAATGATTACCTACCTCGACATCACAAAAGGATTAACCAACCATTTCGACAACTTCAGCATACAACAGGTCCCAAGGGAGAATAATGTGCAAGCTGATGCATTGGCTGGATTGGGAGCTGTGTTCAAAAACTTAGACCTAAACAACATCCCAGTAGTCCACATCATGAAGCCTTCTATGGAAAGACTAATTCTTGGGACATAA
- the LOC141691300 gene encoding uncharacterized protein LOC141691300 — MTLDQRDDDTSEDVDNWIKIFKDYLQFGIVPVNNNEAKILRMKASRFTIIDGELFKKSSTGLLQRCLKRHEAEMVLRDVHEGEYGNHTNGRNLSLKILCLGYYWKTLRQDALDYAKKCDAYQRHAPVIYQPSEQLHTSIPSWPFMK, encoded by the coding sequence ATGACCCTTGATCAACGTGATGACGACACCAGTGAAGATGTAGACAACTGGATAAAGATATTCAAGGATTACTTACAATTTGGAATAGTGCCAGTCAACAACAATGAAGCAAAGATTCTCAGGATGAAGGCATCAAGGTTCACGATTATAGATGGGGAATTATTCAAAAAATCTTCCACAGGGCTGCTACAGAGATGTTTGAAAAGGCATGAAGCAGAAATGGTGCTAAGGGATGTACACGAAGGCGAATACGGGAATCATACTAATGGAAGAAATCTGTCTTTAAAAATTCTATGCTTGGGATACTATTGGAAGACACTAAGACAAGACGCCCTAGACTATGCAAAAAAGTGTGACGCCTATCAACGACATGCACCTGTCATATATCAACCATCTGAGCAGCTTCACACGTCCATTCCATCTTGGCCTTTTATGAAATAG